One part of the Lachnospiraceae bacterium JLR.KK002 genome encodes these proteins:
- a CDS encoding EutP/PduV family microcompartment system protein, with product MKKIILMGRSECGKTTLTQALKGDVISYHKTQYINHYDVVIDTPGEYAETTTLARALALYSYEADVVGLLLNAAEPYSLYPPCCAAACNRPVIGIVTQIDREDGNPDRAHHWLEMAGCRPVFRVSSYTGEGIWQVLNYLREPGDVLPWDSEEEADRPRTVVSDKFGKV from the coding sequence ATGAAAAAGATTATTTTAATGGGCCGCAGCGAATGTGGAAAAACCACTCTGACCCAGGCCCTGAAAGGCGATGTGATTTCCTATCACAAAACCCAGTATATTAATCACTATGATGTGGTGATTGACACACCGGGAGAATATGCAGAGACAACGACACTGGCCCGTGCCCTGGCACTGTATTCCTACGAAGCAGATGTGGTGGGCCTTCTGCTGAACGCGGCAGAGCCCTATTCCCTTTATCCGCCCTGCTGCGCAGCGGCCTGCAACCGCCCCGTGATTGGTATTGTCACCCAGATTGACCGGGAAGACGGCAATCCGGACCGGGCGCACCACTGGCTGGAAATGGCCGGGTGCAGACCTGTGTTCCGTGTCAGTTCCTATACGGGCGAAGGAATCTGGCAGGTACTCAATTACCTTCGGGAGCCGGGAGATGTACTTCCCTGGGATTCCGAAGAAGAGGCAGACCGGCCGCGGACGGTAGTTTCCGACAAATTCGGAAAAGTGTGA
- a CDS encoding 4Fe-4S dicluster domain-containing protein: MQENLTALVESAGIVGAGGAGFPTHVKLNAKADTVIINGAECEPLLRVDQQLMAGQARRLLTALDKIVAHLGAEEGVVALKEHYHTAAEALQRELVNYPKLRLHLLGAFYPAGDEQVIVYEVTGRVVPEGGIPINVGVVVTNVETALNVLDAVDGHPVTEKYVTLTGAVRTPKTVRVPLGITVAEALELAGGPVVADYRIVNGGPMMGRIVPPESAITKTTKGLIVVPAGHPLLNSLERPLGLSLRQAATACMQCSLCSEVCPRGLLGHRIQPHKLMRIAAYGSMCDPAQTPMNAYLCCGCRLCEYACVMGLQPWKLNGNLKGILGEQGIRNSLNNKPEHGAPFREYKRYPVHKLIHQLGLASYDVDAPMDETAAPVFAKVTLPLRQNVGAPAEPVVQAGSKVEKGDLIARIPEGKLGANLHASISGTVTDVSNDSIVIQA; this comes from the coding sequence ATGCAGGAAAATTTAACAGCTTTGGTGGAAAGCGCCGGTATTGTCGGTGCAGGAGGCGCAGGGTTCCCCACCCATGTGAAGCTGAATGCCAAAGCAGATACCGTAATTATCAACGGGGCTGAGTGTGAGCCGCTCCTGCGGGTAGACCAGCAGCTTATGGCAGGGCAGGCCAGAAGGCTGCTGACTGCTTTAGACAAAATTGTTGCACATCTGGGGGCAGAGGAAGGCGTTGTAGCGCTGAAAGAGCATTATCATACTGCTGCCGAAGCATTGCAGCGTGAACTGGTAAATTATCCGAAACTGCGGCTTCATCTGCTGGGAGCTTTTTACCCGGCAGGTGATGAGCAGGTTATCGTTTATGAGGTTACAGGAAGAGTGGTACCGGAGGGAGGCATTCCCATAAATGTTGGCGTTGTGGTAACCAATGTGGAGACTGCCCTGAATGTGCTGGATGCTGTGGACGGCCATCCGGTTACTGAAAAATATGTGACATTAACCGGTGCTGTACGTACGCCGAAAACCGTCAGAGTTCCGCTGGGTATTACCGTAGCGGAAGCACTGGAACTGGCAGGCGGTCCTGTTGTGGCAGATTACCGCATTGTAAACGGTGGCCCCATGATGGGACGTATTGTTCCGCCGGAAAGTGCAATCACAAAGACTACAAAAGGGCTTATAGTGGTTCCGGCCGGTCATCCCCTTCTGAACAGCCTGGAGCGTCCGCTGGGTCTTTCCCTGCGGCAGGCGGCAACTGCATGTATGCAGTGTTCCCTGTGCTCCGAAGTCTGTCCGCGGGGACTGCTGGGACACCGTATTCAGCCTCATAAACTGATGCGTATTGCAGCCTATGGCAGCATGTGTGATCCGGCCCAGACCCCCATGAACGCTTATCTCTGCTGCGGCTGCCGCCTGTGTGAGTATGCCTGTGTGATGGGCCTTCAGCCCTGGAAGCTGAACGGCAATCTGAAGGGTATTCTGGGTGAGCAGGGTATTCGCAACAGTCTGAACAACAAACCGGAGCACGGTGCGCCTTTCCGGGAGTACAAACGCTATCCGGTCCATAAGCTCATCCATCAGCTGGGACTTGCATCCTATGACGTGGATGCGCCGATGGATGAAACTGCCGCGCCTGTCTTTGCAAAAGTTACGCTGCCTCTTCGGCAGAACGTGGGAGCGCCGGCTGAACCGGTGGTGCAGGCAGGCAGCAAGGTGGAAAAAGGTGATTTGATTGCCCGTATTCCGGAGGGCAAGCTGGGAGCAAACCTTCATGCCAGCATCTCCGGTACGGTGACAGATGTCAGCAATGACAGCATTGTGATTCAGGCGTAA
- a CDS encoding BMC domain-containing protein encodes MGKSIGLLELKSIPAGVQSADEMLKAADVELLVATAICPGKYIIIISGQVGAVKSSMEKGRQMAGTFLICHHIINNVHVSVPSALVGTVDVEHVTALGMLETMSALTAVRAADIAAKASNITLMEVRVARGLGGKGYLIFTGEVSAVKSALNSCITQLADAGDITSSCVIPSPHKGLLEKLI; translated from the coding sequence ATGGGAAAGTCAATTGGATTATTGGAGCTGAAAAGCATTCCTGCAGGCGTACAGTCGGCAGATGAGATGCTTAAGGCTGCGGACGTGGAGCTGTTGGTAGCGACTGCTATCTGCCCCGGAAAATATATTATTATCATCAGCGGACAGGTAGGGGCGGTAAAAAGCTCTATGGAAAAGGGCAGGCAGATGGCGGGGACTTTCCTTATCTGCCATCATATTATCAACAATGTCCATGTATCTGTACCGTCAGCTCTGGTGGGCACCGTTGATGTGGAACATGTGACAGCCCTGGGTATGCTGGAAACCATGTCAGCACTGACCGCAGTTCGTGCCGCAGATATTGCTGCGAAAGCATCCAACATTACCCTCATGGAAGTCCGGGTAGCCAGAGGCCTGGGAGGGAAAGGATATCTGATTTTCACAGGCGAGGTTTCTGCTGTAAAATCGGCACTGAATTCCTGCATCACGCAGTTAGCAGATGCAGGCGATATCACCAGCAGTTGTGTCATTCCGTCGCCCCATAAAGGCCTGCTTGAAAAACTGATATGA
- a CDS encoding BMC domain-containing protein, with translation MDMNLLDIGASAEGKLRIIQETVPGKQVTLAHIIASPGEIIYQKLGLNPELDYKQSAIGILSMCPSEISVIAGDIALKTSSIEIGFIDRFSGTLIFTGRISNVQSAVSNILAYLKNRLGFTVCEITRT, from the coding sequence ATGGATATGAATCTTTTGGATATTGGCGCGTCTGCGGAGGGCAAGCTGCGTATTATTCAGGAAACAGTTCCCGGTAAACAGGTCACACTGGCGCATATTATTGCCAGTCCTGGCGAAATTATCTACCAGAAGCTGGGCTTGAACCCGGAGCTGGATTATAAGCAGTCGGCGATTGGAATTTTAAGTATGTGTCCATCTGAGATATCCGTAATTGCCGGCGATATCGCACTGAAAACCTCTTCGATTGAGATTGGCTTTATTGACCGATTCAGCGGAACGCTGATTTTTACAGGACGGATTTCCAATGTTCAGTCCGCAGTTTCCAATATTCTGGCCTATCTGAAAAATCGTTTGGGTTTTACAGTCTGTGAGATTACAAGAACATGA